The Chitinophagales bacterium genome has a segment encoding these proteins:
- the rpsN gene encoding 30S ribosomal protein S14, translating into MAKESMKARDAKRAKMIAKYKAKREQLKKEGNWEALDKLPKNACPVRYRNRCKLTGRPRGYMRFFGISRIQFRDLARNGQIPGISKASW; encoded by the coding sequence ATGGCAAAAGAATCAATGAAAGCGCGTGATGCAAAAAGAGCAAAAATGATTGCTAAATATAAAGCTAAACGCGAGCAATTGAAAAAAGAAGGAAACTGGGAAGCATTAGATAAATTACCTAAAAATGCTTGTCCAGTAAGATATAGAAACAGATGTAAATTAACTGGAAGACCAAGAGGATACATGCGTTTCTTTGGCATCTCTAGAATTCAATTCAGAGACCTAGCAAGAAACGGTCAAATTCCAGGAATTTCAAAAGCAAGTTGGTAA
- the rpsH gene encoding 30S ribosomal protein S8, giving the protein MVTDPISDYLTRIRNAQMAGHRIVDIPASNLKKKITEILFENGYILQYKFEEEGPQGIIKIALKYNARTHEPAIRELIRISKPGLRRYTHVDGIPRVKNGLGIAIMSTSKGVMTDKQAKQQNVGGEILCLIS; this is encoded by the coding sequence ATGGTTACAGATCCTATATCAGATTATCTTACAAGAATTAGAAATGCACAAATGGCAGGTCACAGAATCGTAGACATTCCAGCATCTAACTTAAAGAAAAAAATTACCGAAATCCTTTTCGAAAACGGATATATTTTACAATATAAATTCGAAGAAGAAGGACCTCAAGGAATCATCAAAATTGCATTAAAATACAATGCAAGAACACATGAACCTGCAATCAGAGAACTAATTAGAATCTCTAAACCAGGTTTAAGAAGATATACACATGTAGATGGTATTCCTAGAGTAAAAAACGGATTAGGTATCGCTATTATGTCAACTTCTAAAGGAGTAATGACAGATAAACAAGCTAAACAACAAAATGTTGGTGGCGAAATATTATGTTTAATATCATAA
- the rplF gene encoding 50S ribosomal protein L6 codes for MSRVGKAPISIPDKTEISVSDKNVITVKGPKGTLTQPVDRDITVKVEDGQIAVERPTDQKRHKALHGLYRALINNMVIGVSEGYKKELEIVGVGFRATNQGQLLELAVGYSHPVYVLMPDEIKLSTETVKGQPPRVILESIDKQLVGQVAAKLRSIRKIEPYKGKGIRFVGEQIRRKAGKSAAKK; via the coding sequence ATGTCAAGAGTAGGAAAAGCACCCATAAGTATTCCAGACAAAACAGAAATTTCAGTCTCTGATAAAAATGTCATTACAGTTAAAGGACCAAAAGGAACATTAACACAACCAGTAGACAGAGATATTACAGTTAAAGTTGAAGATGGACAAATTGCTGTAGAAAGACCAACAGACCAAAAAAGACACAAAGCACTACATGGTTTATATAGAGCTTTAATCAACAACATGGTAATTGGTGTTTCCGAAGGATATAAAAAAGAACTAGAAATTGTAGGTGTTGGTTTTAGAGCTACCAATCAAGGTCAACTACTTGAACTAGCTGTAGGTTACTCACATCCAGTATATGTATTAATGCCAGATGAAATCAAATTATCTACAGAAACAGTTAAAGGTCAACCACCAAGAGTTATCTTAGAAAGTATTGACAAACAATTAGTAGGTCAAGTAGCAGCTAAGTTAAGATCAATCAGAAAAATCGAGCCATACAAAGGAAAAGGTATCCGTTTTGTAGGCGAACAAATTAGAAGAAAAGCAGGTAAATCTGCCGCTAAAAAATAA
- a CDS encoding 50S ribosomal protein L18, whose protein sequence is MISKNKITRRVKLKYRIRKKVSGTAEMPRLCVFRSNTHIYASLIDDVAGKTLSTVSTAKVEQKGKTKTEQAKEVGTAIAEKAKALNINAVKFDRNGFLYHGRVKALADAAREAGLSF, encoded by the coding sequence ATGATAAGTAAAAATAAAATAACTCGTAGAGTTAAATTAAAATACAGAATCAGAAAAAAAGTAAGTGGTACAGCAGAAATGCCAAGACTATGTGTATTCAGAAGCAACACACATATCTACGCTAGCTTAATTGATGATGTTGCAGGAAAAACACTCTCAACAGTTTCTACAGCGAAAGTGGAGCAAAAAGGCAAAACAAAAACAGAACAAGCTAAAGAAGTAGGTACTGCAATTGCCGAAAAAGCTAAAGCACTAAACATTAACGCTGTAAAATTTGATAGAAATGGGTTTTTGTATCACGGTAGAGTTAAGGCATTAGCCGATGCTGCTAGAGAAGCTGGTTTATCATTCTAA
- the rpsE gene encoding 30S ribosomal protein S5 produces the protein MQNKVKENKVRAAELELKDKVVSIQRVTKVTKGGRTFSFSALVVVGDENGTVGFGLGKAREVQGAIAKGIDDAKKNLFKVPILKGTIPHEQLALFDGAKVLIKPASDGTGVIAGGSMRAVLESAGVHNVLAKSQGSSNPHNVVKATIKALTMLRDPYTVAKDRGIKLSKVFNG, from the coding sequence ATGCAAAATAAAGTAAAAGAAAATAAAGTAAGAGCTGCAGAACTAGAGTTGAAAGACAAAGTGGTGAGCATTCAAAGAGTTACCAAAGTAACAAAAGGTGGTAGAACTTTTAGCTTTTCAGCACTAGTAGTTGTTGGCGATGAAAATGGAACAGTAGGGTTTGGTTTGGGTAAAGCAAGAGAGGTACAAGGTGCTATCGCTAAAGGTATAGACGATGCTAAGAAAAACCTATTCAAAGTTCCTATTCTTAAAGGTACAATTCCTCACGAACAATTAGCTTTGTTCGATGGTGCTAAAGTATTAATTAAACCAGCTTCAGATGGTACAGGAGTTATCGCAGGAGGTTCTATGCGTGCCGTTTTAGAAAGTGCTGGCGTACACAATGTATTAGCAAAATCTCAAGGATCATCAAATCCACACAATGTGGTTAAAGCTACTATTAAAGCTTTAACAATGTTGAGAGATCCATACACAGTAGCTAAAGACAGAGGTATTA